From the Lolium rigidum isolate FL_2022 chromosome 2, APGP_CSIRO_Lrig_0.1, whole genome shotgun sequence genome, one window contains:
- the LOC124689939 gene encoding translation initiation factor IF-2-like, whose protein sequence is MAGRGGRRDAEAAVRIGTGNVFAALEALKRKKKKPPPSSSSSAEAAPSAPGRKGKGSTKNSAAPPPPPPEVFWAPAPLKSKSWADVEDDDDDDYFATTAPPPPVWGTAAAAAEGKPVAEEETESEDDGLDVDMGDDEPEEPEHGHEVDLPSEPEVKKSAPVPVQSKDTEKQLSKKELKKKELAELDAVLAELGISDNATKADVTSKSERKTAEQNGDENKNPPVASETKTSKKKKSRKEKPSKDSKEQPSEVDSSKDHGVAADAKSEEEATAVDLKEKMKKIAASKKKKLSKEVDAAARHAAMEIAARNAKLAAAKKKEKNHYNQQPLR, encoded by the exons ATGGCGGGACGCGGCGGCCGGAGGGACGCGGAAGCCGCAGTGAGGATCGGCACCGGCAACGTGTTCGCCGCGCTCGAGGCgctcaagaggaagaagaagaagccgccgccctcctcatcctcctcggccGAGGCGGCGCCGTCCGCCCCGGGGCGCAAGGGGAAGGGATCAACCAAGAactccgccgcgccgcccccgccgccgccggaggtctTCTGGGCGCCCGCGCCGCTCAAGTCCAAGTCTTGGGCCGAcgtggaggacgatgacgacgacgactacttcgCCACCACCGCCCCGCCGCCTCCCGTCTggggaaccgccgccgccgccgcggagggcAAGCCCGTCGCCGAGGAG GAAACTGAGAGCGAAGATGATGGCCTTGATGTTGACATGGGTGATGATGAACCAGAGGAACCTGAGCATGGACATGAAGTGGATCTACCATCTGAACCTGAGGTTAAAAAATCTGCTCCGGTGCCTGTCCAGTCCAAAGACACAGAGAAGCAACTTTCAAAGAAGGAATTAAAGAAGAAAGAACTTGCAGAGCTAGATGCTGTTCTGGCCGAGTTGGGGATTTCTGATAATGCTACAAAGGCTGATGTCACTAGTAAAT CTGAAAGAAAGACTGCTGAACAGAATGGAGATGAGAATAAGAATCCTCCTGTAGCTTCAGAAACCAAGACTTCAAAAAAGAAGAAATCAAGGAAGGAGAAACCATCGAAGGATTCCAAAGAGCAGCCCAGTGAAGTGGATTCCAGCAAGGACCATGGAGTGGCAGCTGATGCAAAGTCTGAAGAGGAAGCTACTGCTGTGGATTTGaaggagaagatgaagaagatagcCGCGTCGAAAAAGAAGAAATTGAGTAAAGAGGTGGATGCCGCTGCCAGGCATGCTGCCATGGAGATCGCTGCTAGGAATGCCAAGCTcgccgctgcaaagaagaaagagaagaaccACTACAACCAGCAACCTCTTCGGTAG
- the LOC124692044 gene encoding MOB kinase activator-like 1A, whose protein sequence is MSLFGLGRNQKTFRPKKSAPSGSKGAQLRKHIDATLGSGNLREAVRLPPGEDINEWLAVNTVDFFNQVNLLYGTLTEFCTSESCPTMTAGPKYEYRWADGILIKKPIEVSAPKYVEYLMDWIEGQLDNESLFPQKLGTPFPPNFKDVVNTIFKRLFRVYAHIYHSHFQKIVSLKEEAHLNTCFKHFILFTNEFGLIDKKELAPLQELIESIIVPY, encoded by the exons ATGAGTCTCTTCGGGCTCGGACG GAACCAGAAGACGTTCCGTCCCAAGAAAAGTGCTCCGTCAGGCAGCAAG GGGGCACAGCTCCGAAAGCATATAGATGCAACCCTTGGCAGTGGAAACCTCAGGGAAGCTGTTAGGCTGCCTCCTGGAGAGGATATCAATGAATGGCTTGCTGTTAATA CTGTGGATTTCTTTAATCAAGTTAACCTGCTGTATGGCACACTCACAGAGTTCTGCACATCCGAGAGCTGCCCAACAATGACTGCAGGCCCAAA GTATGAGTACCGATGGGCTGATGGTATATTGATAAAGAAGCCCATAGAAGTGTCAGCGCCAAAATATGTGGAGTACCTAATGGACTGGATTGAAGGCCAGCTTGACAATGAATCCTTATTTCCTCAGAAGCTGG GCACACCATTTCCACCCAACTTCAAGGATGTTGTGAACACAATTTTCAAGCGCTTGTTTCGTGTCTATGCCCACATATACCATTCACATTTTCAGAAGATTGTCAGCCTCAAGGAGGAGGCTCATCTTAACACCTGCTTCAAGCACTTCATTCTGTTTACAAAC GAATTTGGGCTGATTGACAAGAAGGAGCTGGCTCCTCTCCAGGAGCTCATAGAATCCATCATCGTTCCTTACTGA